Genomic window (Cellulosilyticum lentocellum DSM 5427):
AAGAATGAGCGTATTTCCCTCCATAGTTGCACTGCTTAGGGAGTTATAACTGTTACTGGTAACCGTAAATACAGGCGTACCGCCAGGAGTCAGCGGATAACCACTGGTTTGAGTCAGGTCAAGACGTAGGGCGTAGTTATCTTGATTCTTTACCATTGTTGCAGGGCTGTTCAAGGTAAATGCGTCAGCTTTCAAGATTTCTACTGTTGTGGAGATTTCTTCAACCGGCTGCTTTAGAGTATAGTTGCCTGCCATTGGCCCTGCCAGTGTCATGTTGCCAATGTTAATTGCATTGTAAGTGCCTGCGTCAGAGCCATTAAGGGTTCCTGTCAATCCATTGGTGTCTACATAGACCTCATCAGAATTTATAATGCCATTTAGTTTGGCATTTGTGATAGCCACTGTATTTTCGCCATCATACTTTTTATTCGAACCGGTGACCTCGGAGAGAGTTAGTTCTTTCGGTAGGATAGTCGGTTTCAGCTTGCGCGTTAATTGACCGTAGCTGTCAGGATTTTCAGAAGGTATAAACACGACAGTGTATTCTGTTGTATCGTTTACAGTTGGATAAATACTGTCTGCATTGTTGATTTTGTCATCCAATACCCAGCTTCCCGCTATGCCAGATGTCCCAGAATCAATAGTAAGGTTGCTTAAGGGAGTTCCATAAACTGCACTGTTAAAACTTGGCTCGCCACCAGCAGGCAGTGCTTTTTCAGTGGTAAAGCTTAAATCCTGTGTAGTCATATTGCCTGCCTTATCCTTGACCGTTGCGGTAAAGTCGTATTGTGTGTTAGGAGACAGATTTGAAATGCTAAATACACCGTTGTCACCACTGGTGATTGTAGGTTCACTGCCGCCGCTGGTTTTAGACAGTTCATAGCTGGCTATGTCAGAACCGTCGTCATTGGCATTTACGGTAACGATTGCTGCATTGTCAGTTATATTTGAATTGTTGATTGCTGATATTGTAGGTGCCGTTGAATCTCGCTTAATCTCAATAGTCTTAGATGCGGTGACACTGCCGTCCGCAGTCTTTTTGAGATAATAGGTGTAACTGCCATTCATATCCTCAGTGACAGTAAGGAAGTTTTGCCAATTTGCATTTTGCCCTATTTCTTTTGAAATCTGAAACCCATTTGGGGCATTGACAGTTACATCGCCGATGTACCAGTTATCATTGCCCTTATTGGTGTCTGCCAGAACGGCTGCTTCCGTTGTTTCCAATTGTTGAATTGTGAAGCTGGCGGAGGTCGTAGTAAAGAATACAAGATTACCTCCCTCGGCATATCTCTGGTCTTTGTTTCGTATGGTTACGGTGGCAGTGCCTGGCTCAATATTGTTACTGTATTCTATATCGCAGTATTCCTTGAGAGCATACATATAGTAACGATTATCGGCAGTCACAATGTAAGGCTCAATGGCCTCTCCTGTGTAGGTGGCAGTATAGTTTTCGAATTGATTCGAAGAATCATCTGGTAGATAAAACAGAAGTTTAGGACTGTATGTCTCAGTGTAGACCAAGCTTTTCACCATAGTTAAGTTAGTTAGTTCTGAAAAAGTATAATTTTTCGAATTTTCTCCAGTTAATTCAAAGTTGTCCTGGAAGTAAATTGTTACATAATAAGTTCCAACCAAGTCATTTTCACGTTCAAATTCCTTTGGATTTATACTGGATTTTAAAGCAACACCGATTTTGCCTTTGTCTCGTTCCAGAATCTCTTCTTCTGATAAAGTAAGATTTTCTACAATTAATTCAACCTTTTTATTACCCACCTCGTATGCTCTAGGAAGAATACTGAGTCCATTAACCTGTGTTAATTTTTTAGGCTTAATCGTACCTACATTTCCAGATACTCCCTCCTCAATATAATAATTTTTAAGGATGGGGTATACATCACGTTCCAATCTATAAAATCCATAGTTACTAAAGACTACATTAATTCCTGTTCCAGCATCAGGGTTAGAAAAGGTGGAGATCATTTCTTTATCCGGTAGTCTGACTTCACTTAATGTTTTTATATTTTCAAAGATGTCAGCATCTTTACTTAAATATCCATGGAATAAACATGTAACATTGTAAGGAGTGCTGTCCAGATACGTTGTTCCGTCATATTGCTTTACCAATTCACCTCCAAGTGTCATTGTAAGGGCTCGCTTGTCAATATTGCAATTATATAGAGATAGCTCCGCTTCTCCATAGTAGGATGAGCTACTGAAAGTCACCTTATAGCGTTCTTTCACATTATTTCCAGCGAAAGCCATGCCAGAGGCATCAATATGCTGCGCACTACCCTCCAATAAACTCCATGAGAAAACACCTTCCTCATTTACGGGCTGACCGTCATATGTTACTTTTAGCAAATCGCAAAGATTATCTCCATAAGTTAATTTCTGAGAATTGCCAAGGGTGTTGCTGTCGTTATTAAAAGTTAGCGCTACAGATTGTTTTTCTGTTGTATCTGTATTAAATTTTAGTGATGACGGGGCACTGGTGTTAATGAGTGTCTCTCCATATGTCTCTTTCGGTATCCTAAGTGTATAGGAGTTATCTTTTTTTGCAGCGGTAATGCCATTAAATGTTACAGAAGAGATGTTCTCACCATTAATAGTAAGGAAAATGTCTTTCGTTGCGGAATATAGAGGTACTGACATTTCGCCATTTACTGTCAGAGCATTTTCTGAAGTATTCCAAGTACCATCATTCGTAGCATTACCTAAGTATAAACCCTGACCAGCTAGACCCGCTAAGGCAGAAGAGATACCAGCGGTACTACCCGATTGACTGACGCTTTGTAAATTTGCTCCACTGCCTTGGTAATTTAGAGTAGTTTTCGTTGCAGTGTAGCTGTTGGAATTGTTAGAGAATAAATAAGGAGATTTACCGGCAAGAGTTAAAAGTTCTAGAGTAGGGCGGTTCTCATCATGGTAATATATCTCCTTATTATAGTTTGCGGTATGGATAGTGCTAGTGCCATTGATGGTTTCTCTCACTAAGTAGTTATTATCGGCTACAACCTCTAAGGTGTCTGGAACTTCCTCATAAAGATTAAGGTCACTTATTGAAAATTGTGCATTGTAGTCACTTAATGCAAAGACTGTTGCAGGAGAATCATCACCGCCGCCCCAGTTATTGCGAGCAGGGTCATAGACTAGATAAACATATACCCTTTTTTTCAGGGGAGGGCTCGATTATTGCTCCGAAGGTAGCTTCGCCCCCGCCTGTTTTTTCCTGCACATAAGTTCCGCTATTTGGAAGAAGACTGCTATCTCCGACGATTGCAGGTTGATCACTACCTCCGACAGCATATTTTTCACGAGACAACTGTGGAGCGTAAGAATGTTGAGGGCTGTTGTCTACATAGGGAACCGGAGAATCAAAGATAAATAATCTGAAAACGCCGTCGTATTCGTAGTCACCCTTATCAGGTAGATTGACATTGAAAGTTAGCATTCGACTAGCTTCACTTGGTTTAAGAACGATACGAAAAAAGGTGGCACAGGAAGAATCACTTTGGGGTGGATTTTTAAAAGTAAAGTCCTTTGTTGAATTTCCAGAAGAGATTTGTGCATTCCTTGAATCTGAATTAGTGATTTTATCACCATCAATGGCAAAATATCCACTGTCATCATCATTTATAGAACCGCCATAGCGGTTATCCAGCAATGTCTGATTGCTGATAGCGTTAAGTAGATCATCATAAGATGTATTGCCCCATGCCGATGCTGTTATGGTCATTCCTGGCACTAGGCTTAGCACCAGGGTTAAGGTTAGTATCCAGCTTAATAGCCGTTTTTTCATATAAAATTCCTCCTATTGTTTTTTACTCTCTCGGAATCTCCAACCCTTGATTTGTAAGGTTTTGAAGATTCTTTTTTATTAAAATCTCCCACTTTTTCTTTGGTTTTAAGTAAAAATTACTTTTCAAATCACATTATTCTATTTTGATTTTTGTAATAATCACTTGAGATTCCGAGAGAGCATTTTTTTATTTCCCCATATACCGATAAAGCAAGGTAATGATCTGCGCACGAGTGCAGCCGCCATCGGGGCTGAATGCCGTGTCAGACGTACCCTTTGTGATATCCTTTTCCACTGCCCACAGGACTGCATTGTAGTAATAGGCATCCTTAGACACATCTGCAAACGGATTTGCGGATATGGACGTGGTTTCTCCCGCCGCACGCCACAGGAAGGTCATGCTCTGGCTGCGTGTCACAGTATCGTTAGGGCTGAAGGTTGTTGGAGAAGTACCCTTCACGATGCCTTTTTCCACCGCCCAGAGGACGGCCTTATAATAGTAATCATCTGCGGAAACGTCGGTAAACGGACAATTTGCGGAGGCCGGCTCCGGTGATCCCTCGGCGCGCCACAGGAAGGTGACCGCCTGCGCACGGGTGCAAATTTTATCCGGGCTGAACGTGGTGCCTGTTGTGCCACTTGTAATGCCTTTTTCTGTTGCCCACAGCACTGCGTCATGATAATATGCGCTGTCCGCTACATCGACAAAGGGATTTGCGCTCTGTACCGTTTTTTCCGTCCACTTGGCGTAAACGGTAGTGCCTTTGGTCAAGGTCACGCTGGTGACCTTAGTGGTCAGCGCCGTGTCGGCATACCAGCCGTCAAAATTATAGCCTTCGCGGGTTGGCTTGTAGCCGCTCAAGTCAACGACCGTGCCGGAAGCCTTGGATACGCCGGAAATTGCCGTGCCTCCGTTTGTTACAAAAGTTAGCGTGTAGCTGGTGCTGCTGCCGGATGCGCCGCCGCCATTATTGTTATTCCCACCTCCGTTATCATCGTTTCCGCCGGATGTCGCAGCCTTGACAAAGGTAAGCTTTCCTGTTCTTGCACCGGACAGGGTTACGGGGGTGTTGCTTTCATCCGTCACTGACAGGGTTCCGCCGGTAGCAACAAGGCTCCAGTATTTTGCTTGAGTACCTGTAACAGACGCAACAACCGTACCGGAGGGGGCTCCCGCCAGTGCGAGAACATTGCTCTGTGATTTGTTAGAGGTGCTGTCCACAATACAGAAGGGCGCGATTGTGGCGTTGGTAATCAGCTTGCTTGTATCGTCCACTGTCAGCTTTCCGCCGATGATGTATACGCCGTAGTCGCAGTTGGTGGTCAGCGTGGAGCCGCCGGTGACGTTCACACCGGTCAGCGCTTCCACGCCGATGGAGTCGCCGTTGGCGGTCATAGACGCGCCGCTTTGTACATTCACCGTATCGCACATCACCGCATAGCCGTAAGGGGATGAAACGTTCAGTTGGGTTCCCGCGCCGGTGACAGTCAATGTGCCGTCTGCTCCGCCGGAAGCTCCTAAAAATATGTCATCGCCCACCGTAACCTGCGCGCCGCCCTGAACGGTTACGGCATCTCCGTTTGTTCCTCCTCTGATGCCTCCGCTGATGGTCAAAGGCGCCGGACCGCCAAGAGTTATGTTCAGCGCTGTGTAGGCTTCTCCACCAAGCCCTCCGCCTATTATTGTAGTGTCAGTCGTGTCGACAATTGTTCCGGAAGGCAGCGTCAGATCCCCGGGAATATAGGCATCGCCCAACGTCAGCGTTTTGCTGTCTGAATTCCAAGCGTAGCCGTCGTTTTCTACGGTTTTGCCGCTGTGTTCGCCGCTTGTCAGGTCAAGGCCTGAATCCGCATCGCCGATCTGTTTCACCGCTGCGCCGTCGTTGGTGTAGGTATCCCACGCGGTGGGCGAGCCATCTTCATATGCCGTCGCAACCCGCACAATGCCGGTTCCTGAAAGGGGCAGTGACGCAATCTGTGCCGCCGTTGTACCCTGAGGCAGCATGATGTAGTTATTATTCACAATGGACGCGCCTGTTCCGATGCTCATATCGGAAAGGCTGGCTCCCTCGCTGAAAAAAAGTTCCCCATATCCGGCATTCACGGTCAAGACCGCGCCGGGCATCAGCACCAGCTTATCGGCTGCGGTTACATAAACAGCATTCGTCGAATAATCGCCGTACACCGTATTTGTGATAACGTCGCCTGTCTTTGTCGAATACATAAGGCTTGCGGTCACACCGCTGTCGATGGTCAGCTCGGCGGAAGAAGCGGTGTTTTCAATCCTGCCGATTAAGCGTCCGCTTCCGGTAATGTGAATTTCCTTAGAAACGCTTATCCAAATAATTTCATTGTATCCCTCCACGCGAACGGTAACCGGCTCATCCGGTAACACAATGCCGCCTTGCAGATAACCGGTGTTGCTCATGCCATGAAGCGTCAACACGGCATTTTCGCTGTCGGTTGCCGGGGTGTAAATGATATATGCGTCGTCCGCCGACGATTTATAATAGGTGGCTTCTGTGGGCGGAGTTGTAAGATCCAATGAGCCTTGAGCATTCAGCTCTCCGCCGTCCGCGTAAAATTCGCCGTTTACATAGACCTTGTAGCGGTCGTCCTCAGGGAATTCGCCCATGGAGTACAGCTTGACAACGCCGCTGCCGGTGATGTTCAATGCCGCGACATCTGCGGCGTTGTATTCGTAAGGCAGAAGAAGGGTGCCGTTGTTGAGGAGGGTTCCCTCGTTGGTGACAGAGGAAGTTGAATTTGGCACATAAAACTCACGGCCCGGCTGAACGGTCAAGAGGCTGCCGCTGCCGATTATCAGGCCGCCTAAAACAAAGCTTATCTCATCAGCGGTAAATGAGGAGCTTTCGCCGCTCATAACCAGATTGCCGCGAATCATGACATATCCGTAGGCGGTAAGGGAGCTTCCGTCGTTTATGGTAAGGTTCCTTGCGGCACTCTCATTTTCGTCATCTTCAAGAAAACCCACCGAAAGCGCATCGCCGTATTCTCCGCCTGTAGCGGATACTTCTGCGCCGTTTTCCAAAAGCACATTTCCGGTGTCAGTTATTCCATAGCAGCTGCCGTACATAGTGACTTTTCCGCCGGAAATAATCAGGTTCTCAACGCTTGAGGTGCATTGCCATGCGGAAACATACAGAGAATCATTATCGCCGCCTTGTATGATGACGGACTGCGGCAGACCGGAGCTGTTATCGCCTGCATCAATGCCTACGCCGCTCTCTGTATTTGTGTTAGTTAAATAGTTACTGCCCTCAAGCTTAATGATAGTATCCGCGCCCAAGTCCAGAGGAGTGTCACTGCTGGTGATTTCCGCGTTGTGCAGCGTCAGCACGGCGGGCGTATCATTCTGCGCCGGTGTAAACAGCGCATAGCCGTCCCCCGCCTTGTAATAGGTGGAATAAGCAGGAAGAGTGTTTAAATCCAGACCGCTTGACGATATGTCAGGGCCGGACGCCTGCACCTGCAGAACACCGTCCGCAATAGTTGTTGTGCCATTAGAAACGATTGTTCCTCCGATAATCATTCCCGCATCGCCAATATTGACATTGCCGTATGCAGAAATGGCGGAGGACGCGTCGCTTGCGGCGGCGACAATCACCCTATCCGCCTTGAGGGTGAGATTCCCCGTGTTAAGCGCATTTCTCCCGTCGCCCCCGCCGGATATGCTGATTTCCGTGCAGTTACCGCCCTCAGGGTTGGTAACGGACACGTCTTCGCCGCTCATGCCATATCCGTTGCCGGTGGCGGCAATATTGACCTTCTCTGCCTTGATTTCCGCCGTGCCGAAACCGGCAATACCGTCCTGCCCTTGCGCGTCCAGCGTGCCTCCCGCAAGAATGTTCAGTGCATAACTATTGCTTCCGGCAATCACATTTTGACCTAAGGATTCCGCCGTCAGCGTAATATCACCCTCAGGCGCTGAAAGCCCCAGATACGTTTTGACACCGGCGATGGCTTGATAATCCTCGCTGTTGACGGTGATGTCCCCGGTTTGCGAGGTGAGGCTAATCTGTGACTCGTTTCCGTCACCTCCTTGCACACATTCCGTCAGGGAAATGTCATTTTTCGCGTAAACAGAAATTTGGTTACCTACCGACGTATACAAGGAATATGCTCCGCCGCTGATGGAAACCGCGCCCTTCGGAACGGATATCATAATGTCAGTTCCGACTTTGATACCATAATCCCCGGTTCCGCTGATATTGACATCTCCGTTTTCGGCACTAAGGCTCACGCCGCCGCCGAAGCATTGAATGTAATATCCATTCATGGTAATGCTTTCTGCGGTTGCATTAAGCTGCCCTCCGCAGCTGACCATTTGCCATTGGGATTGAACAGTCAGACTGCCGTCAATGTCAACGGCCACGCTGCCTGTTCCGTTGGTGGATATGCCGTAATAGCCCGTCAGGGTTAAATCCCCGGCACCGCTGATGGTGATATCCTTGCCGTCAGTTCTGTTGTAAACAGCATAGCCGTTGTCGTTCGTGGTACCTGTTCCGATTCGGTTGCTTGTGCCTTCCAATACAATCTCTAAATCATACCCGTTGACATCAATGGCATGGGTAGAATAAGAATTGTTTGCAATGGCGGCATCCTTTAATGTCACGGTAACGGTTGTATCGGTATCGTCTTTCGTCACATGGACATTCCAATTGTCCGCGTTCGCGTCCGCGGTGCTTACTGTACCGCTTTCGTCCGTGAGGGCGTACCAGTCGCCAGTTTCAACGGCTGTGCCGCCGATTTCAACCGCCGGATCGTCCGCCGCCAGTGCCGACATCGGCAGAAGGCTCAGTGCCATGCAAAAGCACAGCAATATGCTTAAAATTCGTTTTTTCATGTTGTTCCTCCTTCAGAAACTCTTGTATGGATTGTTTTTAAAATACCTTGTATTGTTTGCTCCGTATTCGGTGGACCGGTGCCGTAGAAGGTTACACCAATCCGTTTCGCTTCCGGCTCAAATTCCCTGCGGCTGCACAGCCAAAGGATGGGTAACGCGCGGTTCTGTGTCCGCAGATAATCACAGGCGGTAAGTCCCTTTGCTCCGGGATAGCCCACGATGGCAAACGCTACAGGTGGACCGTCCCTCAGAAAGTACGCCAGCTTTACATCACCGCGTCGCTCCGGTTCGTCACCAAAGCGTAAGAGACGGAATTCGCCGCAGTGTTCCAGTGTACTGACAAGTTCTTCCTCTATCCCGCACAGCGCAATGTTTTTTGTCATTTTGCGGTTTCCTCCTCTCCTTTTCCCGAAATCTTCAAACATCCTGCCACTGCTTCCCGAAGCTGAACATCGGATACCGTCCGGCGCAGAAAACAGGTTACACGGTACTGATAGCCGAACAGGCTGTAATCCTCATCGGAAATCCACAGAAGAGGAACGTCCGGTGCTTTTTCTCTGAGACGACGTACCGCTTCCAGTCCCGCCACACCGTTTAACACGACAATGAGCAGCGAAAACGGCTTTAATTCCAGTATCTTTAGAAGTGCCCCTGCGCTATTACACTCCGTAATTTCAATCTTTTGTGGGAGAGCCGCCGTTACCAGACGGTTTTCCCAGACGTCCTCTTCCAAGAACGCCGCGCACAATGCGACATTCACGCGATCTCCTCCTTCCTTAAAATGCAAATAAAAAACTACCGCACCTCTTCCACCGAAGAAGTATGATAGTTTTTATTAGGGTATCATTTTGTCAAGTGTTTTTCAATGGGTTATGATCAAGCGGTCGAAAATCTGCACAAGCGGTTATTTTTTTCCTGAAATATATGGTATAATGTTAACTGGATAATTATGTACAGAAGGAGGGATTTCAAATGAATGCGGCAATCGTAGATGATATGGCTACTGAGTGTGAAATACTCCGCAGCCTTTTGAAGCAATATGAAACCAATCAACATCAACCAATGCAAATTACAGAATTCCACAGTGGCAGGGAATTGCTTGCCGATTACATACCGGGCAGCTATGACGTTGTCTTTATGGATATTTATCTGAACAACGAAAACGGCGTGGACTGCGCCTTGAAACTGCGGCAGCTGGACGAGAATCTGAATCTTATTTTCCTTACCACCAGCTCAGAATTTGGTGTAAAAAGCTACGATGTCCGTGCAGCGGATTACATCGTAAAACCAGCCACATTGGACAAACTCTCAAGGGCACTGCACTATTGCAAGATTGCAGAGCCGCAGAGCGTTCCCTCTATTACGGTTACCACAAGGAATCAGCTGTTGGAAATCACGCTGGACAGGATTCTCTATGCGGATTATCAGAACCGCTGTGCTTGTATCCATTTAAAGGACTGTCTCGTTCCGGTATCCGGCAGCTTCTCGGAGCTTACCGATAAACTTTGCTCCTATCCGCAGTTTATGTCCTGCTTTAAGGGCATTGTTATTAACCTAAAGGAGGTGCGGGAGCTTGGCAGCGATTCTCTCATCCTGAAAAATGGAGAGCAGCTGCCGGTCAGCCGCCGCTTGCAACGTCAGGTACAGCAGCAGCGCCTGAGTCTCTCCGCCGGTTCGCTGCGGGGGGAGGGAATATGAAGCAGATACTTGCACTGATTTTAACCGCTTTTCTGGTTTGTACAGCACTTGCACCGCCTGTACTGGCGGCAGAGGATGCGGTTCTGCCTTCCGAAACCACAGATACTGTTACCGATTGCGGAAGCGGTGCTGTTTCGGATGACAGTATAGACACCGCGACTCCTTCCGCTGCAGATATGGTCACGGATGGTGATGAAACCGGCGGTACAGACGACAGCAGTGTCAGAGCGGACGGAACTGAAGACAGCGCCGTTCCTGACACCTTTGACTATACCGGCAGCATCATTTCCTATACTACCCCGAATGCTTTTACAAGTACGTTCCATACGGATTGCGGCGATACCGACTTTACGCAGTTACATAATCAACTGGATTCTATCAGCATTTCTGCCACAGCGGAAAAGGATGGTTCTTCCTATCCGCTTACATTGTCTGTTGCATGGGATTTCAGCACATTGGATGCAGAGACACCCGGTACTTACACTGTGATTGGAAACATTTCCATTCCAGCCGGAGCAACGCTTTTGGAAGGACTAGAAAATACGGTCTTCATTTCCGTACAGGTAACTGCTCCGCTACTTACCGTAACGCCTGCTGCAATCACTCTGACCAGCTTTGATGAACCAGATCGGACAGATGCCGTGGCATTCCCCGTAGGAACCACGCAGGAGGAGCTTTCCACTTGGTTTGCCGATTCCATCGCAGGCTTCATCGGCTATGACGCAGAGGGCAATCCCTATGACTTAATCTCAGGTGCATGGTCTTTGGATACCGTGGATACTGTTACGGCTGGCGTGTACTATGCTTTTACATCACCTGACCTTGGAACAGAGTATACTCTGGCAGACGGTGTTTCTCTGCCCCGGCAGCTTTGCGCGGTTTCCATTCAGGTTCCCGGTGAACCGGATATTAACTGCTGTGTAGCGGGACGTGGCTTTCTGCACTTTCCGTGGGTGCTTTCTGCCGCACAGGAGGAACAGCTGGTGGAGTTTGCTGTATGGCTACGGCAAGATGGCGGAGAATGGACAAGCCTAAATGATGGCTTCCTGTCTGTCTCCGATGGTCTCCAGCTTTCCCAGCGAGTGCTTACCTATGGAAGCACTTATGAGCTTAAAGTGACCTATCCCGGCGGTCAGACCGGTGTTCTGACCTTTCAATATGACGGGGAGCTTAGTATTCTTGATTATTCCGGTGGTGACCGGGATGGCGGCGATGTAAATGGAGGAGGTTCAGGAACCGGTACACAACCTGCTCCAACCCCCACAAATCCGCCCGATAATTCCAATGAGGATAGCAATTCAGGTAATGATAATGATTCGCCTGATACGAGCGATTCCTCCTCAGATACAGATGAGCCCTCACAGGATTCAGGCTCCTCATCAGGAGAACAACAGAAACCGCAGGGAGGACAGAATTCCTCAACTGGTGAAAATGAGCCGTCTCCATCTGCTCCTGAGTCCCCCGGTGACTCTCAAA
Coding sequences:
- a CDS encoding LPXTG cell wall anchor domain-containing protein, whose amino-acid sequence is MKQILALILTAFLVCTALAPPVLAAEDAVLPSETTDTVTDCGSGAVSDDSIDTATPSAADMVTDGDETGGTDDSSVRADGTEDSAVPDTFDYTGSIISYTTPNAFTSTFHTDCGDTDFTQLHNQLDSISISATAEKDGSSYPLTLSVAWDFSTLDAETPGTYTVIGNISIPAGATLLEGLENTVFISVQVTAPLLTVTPAAITLTSFDEPDRTDAVAFPVGTTQEELSTWFADSIAGFIGYDAEGNPYDLISGAWSLDTVDTVTAGVYYAFTSPDLGTEYTLADGVSLPRQLCAVSIQVPGEPDINCCVAGRGFLHFPWVLSAAQEEQLVEFAVWLRQDGGEWTSLNDGFLSVSDGLQLSQRVLTYGSTYELKVTYPGGQTGVLTFQYDGELSILDYSGGDRDGGDVNGGGSGTGTQPAPTPTNPPDNSNEDSNSGNDNDSPDTSDSSSDTDEPSQDSGSSSGEQQKPQGGQNSSTGENEPSPSAPESPGDSQSNDSHNSDSNSQTQVPVTEKPTAVAPATPTESTVPVFSDAFFTRETASTSAEQKNDTVPKPKDSTQTVGNPVQDDNITQSEKSLESQVSATVTESYSPTQTVISGLRLKDLCKEEESVVFGSGDVTVSIPSKLLLVLDLSDTDTLTVRLTQPESNQIVLAVEVSGKPVTQLLGTVLRLRYMPQSEHTDITIQNDAGEQMTDVSYDGELLRFAADTAGTYTITELSTTQETGKSTSPLLPVSGGLLLAAGGITLFRRKRHG